The following are from one region of the Vitis riparia cultivar Riparia Gloire de Montpellier isolate 1030 chromosome 14, EGFV_Vit.rip_1.0, whole genome shotgun sequence genome:
- the LOC117930677 gene encoding transcription initiation factor TFIID subunit 10-like encodes MNQNQGGNDARHDDDSALSDFLASLMDYTPTIPDELVEHYLAKSGFQCPDVRLIRLVAVATQKFVAEVASDALQQCKARQSAVVKDKRDKQQKDKRLILTMEDLSKALRECGVNVKHQEYFADSPSTGMDPASRDE; translated from the exons ATGAATCAAAACCAAGGAGGCAACGATGCTAGGCACGACGATGATTCTGCGCTCTCTGATTTTCTCGCTTCCCTTATGGACTACACTCCGACT aTACCAGATGAACTGGTGGAGCATTATTTAGCCAAAAGTGGGTTTCAGTGTCCCGATGTTCGATT AATTAGACTAGTAGCTGTTGCCACTCAGAAGTTTGTCGCAGAGGTTGCTAGTGATGCGCTTCA GCAATGCAAAGCAAGGCAGTCAGCAGTAGTCAAGGACAAAAGGGATAAACAGCAAAAG GATAAGCGCCTGATCTTGACAATGGAGGACCTCTCTAAGGCTCTGCGTGAG TGTGGTGTGAATGTGAAACATCAAGAGTACTTTGCAGATAGCCCTTCAACTGGGATGGATCCTGCTTCAAGAGATGAATGA